In Candidatus Omnitrophota bacterium, a single window of DNA contains:
- a CDS encoding DUF4912 domain-containing protein gives MANESYLDRFKPRESEKVRRMGASSADWSIPEDYGDNKLVIMVRDPWTLFAYWEISAAMEESIKDEIRRRGFNSSKRSLRVFEPSSEDATGPLIQYNLMDHDRSRYVHTGRAGGRWQAEIARVTDTGEVFSIARSNIVETPQHKISELTEKDEMTMKEELYKELMEHSITRELGRSSPGFKELINKHLEKWMSSGSIGGPDEKEKDKRSRNG, from the coding sequence ATGGCGAATGAGAGCTATCTTGACAGGTTCAAGCCGAGGGAGTCGGAAAAAGTACGCCGGATGGGGGCATCAAGTGCTGACTGGAGCATACCCGAAGACTATGGTGACAACAAATTAGTGATCATGGTGAGGGATCCCTGGACGCTTTTCGCATACTGGGAAATCTCCGCCGCCATGGAAGAAAGTATAAAGGATGAGATACGCCGCAGGGGATTCAATTCCTCAAAAAGATCGCTCAGGGTTTTCGAGCCTTCAAGTGAAGATGCTACTGGACCCCTCATCCAGTATAACCTGATGGACCACGACAGGAGTCGGTACGTACATACCGGAAGAGCTGGAGGCAGGTGGCAGGCCGAGATCGCAAGAGTTACCGATACAGGCGAGGTTTTCAGTATCGCCAGGAGCAACATCGTCGAAACTCCTCAACACAAGATATCGGAGCTTACGGAAAAAGACGAGATGACCATGAAAGAAGAGCTGTATAAGGAATTGATGGAACACAGTATCACTCGTGAGCTCGGCAGAAGTTCTCCGGGCTTTAAAGAACTTATCAACAAACATCTGGAAAAATGGATGTCTTCGGGAAGCATCGGCGGCCCGGACGAAAAAGAAAAGGATAAAAGGAGCAGAAATGGCTGA
- a CDS encoding DUF2934 domain-containing protein has product MAEKRKTVKKAKSPSKKRTTKKKSPTGKKKQKMIEKKAYELYASRGYQHGNDQADWYEAERIVAGSKK; this is encoded by the coding sequence ATGGCTGAAAAAAGAAAGACCGTTAAAAAAGCTAAAAGTCCCTCGAAAAAAAGGACCACGAAGAAAAAGAGTCCCACCGGAAAGAAAAAACAGAAGATGATAGAGAAAAAAGCTTATGAACTTTACGCTTCGAGAGGCTACCAGCACGGCAATGATCAGGCGGATTGGTACGAAGCCGAAAGAATAGTGGCCGGATCGAAAAAATAA
- a CDS encoding NrdH-redoxin, producing MPVVKVYSSPTCPHCQRTKKFLQENDIDFEDYDVTSDQAKAEEMMDKSGQMGVPVIEVDNEIITGFDEEKLKKALDL from the coding sequence ATGCCTGTAGTCAAAGTTTACAGCAGTCCGACCTGTCCGCACTGCCAGAGAACAAAGAAATTCCTCCAAGAGAATGATATAGACTTCGAGGATTACGATGTTACGTCCGACCAGGCCAAGGCCGAAGAGATGATGGATAAATCCGGGCAGATGGGCGTGCCGGTCATAGAAGTGGACAACGAGATCATCACCGGGTTTGACGAGGAAAAACTGAAAAAAGCGCTCGATTTATAA
- a CDS encoding sorbosone dehydrogenase family protein produces the protein MSLCLPVSAADKLDGISLPPGFRIEYFAKNVPGARSLARGSEGTIFVGTRDEGKVYAIPGPDNNTGGASVITIAKGLNMPNGMAFYKKDLYVAQIGEVTRYTDIENRLNNIPDAEVVNDSFPTTRWHGWKYIAFGPDGKLYVPVGAPCNVCEPDNRIYASITRMNPDGSELEIFAEGVRNTVGFDWHPVTGELWFTDNGRDWMGDNLPPDELNRAYEKALHFGFPYCHGQNIPDPSFGGLRPCSEFVPPVQELGPHVAALGMKFYTGRMFPEEYKNQIFIAEHGSWNRSVPIGYRVMLVRLEGDKAVSYEVFAEGWLTKEGAWGRPVDILLLPDGSMLVSDDKNGAIYRITYEKEVR, from the coding sequence ATGTCTTTATGCCTTCCCGTTTCGGCCGCGGATAAGCTGGACGGTATTTCCCTTCCTCCCGGATTCCGAATAGAATATTTCGCGAAGAACGTGCCGGGTGCCCGGTCTCTTGCCCGCGGAAGCGAGGGCACTATTTTCGTCGGCACCAGGGATGAAGGAAAGGTTTACGCCATACCCGGTCCGGATAATAACACCGGGGGCGCTTCCGTCATCACCATAGCGAAAGGGCTCAACATGCCTAACGGCATGGCCTTTTACAAGAAAGACCTTTATGTCGCCCAGATCGGCGAGGTAACGAGATATACCGACATAGAGAACCGGCTGAATAACATACCTGATGCGGAAGTCGTGAACGATTCATTCCCCACCACCAGATGGCACGGATGGAAATACATCGCTTTCGGTCCCGACGGCAAGCTCTATGTCCCCGTGGGAGCACCCTGCAACGTCTGTGAGCCCGATAACAGGATCTACGCTTCCATAACCAGGATGAACCCCGACGGTTCGGAACTTGAGATATTCGCCGAGGGTGTACGCAATACGGTGGGTTTCGACTGGCACCCGGTGACCGGAGAGCTATGGTTCACCGATAACGGCAGGGACTGGATGGGCGATAATCTACCGCCGGACGAACTGAACCGCGCATACGAAAAAGCCCTGCATTTCGGCTTTCCCTATTGTCACGGTCAGAATATTCCCGACCCGAGTTTTGGCGGGCTTAGACCCTGTTCGGAATTCGTCCCGCCCGTCCAGGAGCTGGGACCCCATGTGGCGGCACTGGGCATGAAGTTCTATACCGGAAGGATGTTCCCCGAAGAATACAAAAACCAGATATTCATCGCCGAACACGGGTCATGGAATAGAAGCGTCCCCATAGGGTACCGTGTAATGCTGGTGCGGCTGGAAGGCGATAAAGCGGTAAGCTATGAGGTTTTCGCCGAGGGGTGGCTCACAAAAGAAGGTGCATGGGGAAGACCGGTCGATATACTGCTCCTTCCGGACGGGTCCATGCTCGTCTCGGACGACAAAAATGGCGCCATATACCGTATAACCTACGAAAAAGAGGTGCGATAG
- a CDS encoding Na-K-Cl cotransporter, which yields MTRPKGQESLQEEVEKKEREKPVLFGTASGVFIPTLLTILGVIMYLREGWVVGNAGLAGAWLIIILSFSITACTGLSLSSVTTNIKIGAGGAFSVISQSLGLEVGGSVGIPLYLAQALAVTMYIFGFRSGWLWMFPGHSPLVIDIAVFLILFIIAFISAGLAFKIQYLILAAIIVSLVSIGASAVRGSMQYPVQWWGRFAGSPETGFSGTTFWAVFAVFFPASTGIMAGANMSGELKNPRRSIPLGTLGAIGLSLVIYLLLAYWLARSAPTDTLMRNYTVMIDMAAWGPLVIAGLLGATFSSALSSMVGSPRILQALGSRDIIPAGKWFAARTKKGEPRNALFLTGGIVLGSLLLRNLNAIAPLITMFFLITYAMINVVVLIEQRLGLVSFRPLFKVPRFVPLIGALGCVTVMFIINPVFGFVAVGAVLVIHMLLIRKHLRAPYGDVRSGLLVAVAEWAAKKVNELTVSKERTWKANLLVPAEDPERIQGFSDLIKDLAYPKGFLKIVGLTGKKKEEELDEKLPDIADKFSEKGLFAAWTVITAATFGDNLKAGIETFGGTFFKPNILFMTIPEDKSRDQEAMDLLQICKDNNIGAVILDRHEKEEGKGQFINVWLDASENEWQIGKDLGKNDLALLVAYKLKLNRKAELRLVARTPEKEKARSYLRAVAETARIPNVHIQITGTEDVEDIPEAFINILSVPSDEGTEALRQFKKELDTSVLFTMDSGAENALA from the coding sequence ATAACCCGACCCAAGGGGCAGGAATCACTGCAAGAGGAAGTAGAGAAAAAAGAACGCGAAAAGCCCGTGCTTTTCGGCACCGCGAGCGGCGTTTTCATACCTACGCTTTTGACCATCCTTGGTGTTATCATGTATCTCAGGGAGGGGTGGGTTGTCGGTAATGCGGGACTTGCTGGCGCGTGGCTGATCATAATCCTGTCTTTCAGTATTACCGCCTGCACTGGGCTATCGCTTTCCTCGGTCACGACCAACATCAAGATCGGTGCGGGAGGAGCATTTTCGGTCATCTCCCAGTCGCTGGGTCTGGAGGTGGGCGGAAGTGTCGGGATACCCTTGTATCTGGCACAGGCCCTCGCGGTGACCATGTACATATTCGGTTTCAGGTCCGGATGGCTCTGGATGTTCCCGGGACATTCTCCGCTTGTCATTGATATAGCAGTCTTTTTGATCCTTTTTATCATTGCTTTCATAAGCGCCGGGTTGGCGTTCAAGATACAGTACCTTATACTCGCGGCGATAATCGTCTCTTTGGTATCGATAGGCGCATCCGCAGTCAGGGGTTCGATGCAATATCCTGTCCAGTGGTGGGGCCGGTTCGCTGGTTCTCCCGAGACCGGATTCAGCGGCACCACTTTCTGGGCGGTCTTCGCCGTGTTCTTTCCCGCATCAACAGGGATAATGGCCGGGGCGAATATGTCCGGGGAACTAAAAAACCCCAGAAGGAGCATTCCCCTGGGGACCCTGGGCGCGATAGGGCTGAGCCTTGTAATATATCTTCTTCTGGCATACTGGCTGGCTCGTTCTGCGCCCACCGATACCTTGATGCGTAATTATACGGTAATGATAGATATGGCTGCCTGGGGTCCCCTCGTTATAGCAGGTCTTCTAGGAGCTACGTTCTCTTCGGCGCTTTCCTCGATGGTAGGATCTCCTCGCATACTCCAGGCTCTGGGCTCGCGCGATATCATACCAGCCGGCAAATGGTTCGCCGCGCGCACGAAAAAAGGGGAGCCGCGCAACGCGCTTTTCCTTACCGGGGGCATAGTCTTGGGGAGTCTTCTATTAAGGAACCTTAACGCGATAGCGCCTCTTATAACGATGTTCTTTCTTATAACATACGCTATGATCAACGTGGTCGTACTTATAGAGCAGCGCCTCGGGCTGGTGAGTTTCCGTCCGCTTTTCAAAGTACCGAGATTTGTGCCTTTAATAGGCGCTTTGGGGTGCGTGACGGTGATGTTCATAATCAATCCTGTTTTTGGTTTCGTGGCGGTCGGAGCGGTTTTGGTAATACACATGCTTCTTATCAGAAAGCACCTCAGGGCGCCTTACGGGGACGTTCGCAGCGGGTTGCTGGTGGCCGTTGCCGAATGGGCCGCGAAAAAGGTCAATGAGCTCACCGTTTCAAAGGAGCGGACCTGGAAGGCGAATCTCTTGGTTCCCGCGGAGGACCCCGAACGCATACAGGGATTCTCGGACCTTATAAAGGACCTGGCTTATCCGAAGGGTTTTTTGAAGATAGTGGGTCTAACCGGCAAGAAGAAGGAAGAGGAACTGGACGAAAAGCTTCCCGACATAGCCGACAAGTTCAGTGAAAAGGGCCTTTTTGCTGCATGGACTGTCATAACGGCCGCTACTTTCGGGGATAATCTTAAAGCGGGCATAGAGACCTTCGGGGGCACTTTTTTCAAGCCGAACATCCTTTTCATGACCATACCCGAAGACAAGAGCCGCGACCAGGAGGCCATGGACCTTCTTCAGATATGTAAAGATAACAATATAGGCGCGGTCATCCTCGACAGGCACGAGAAGGAGGAGGGTAAGGGGCAGTTCATTAATGTCTGGCTGGACGCTTCTGAGAACGAATGGCAGATCGGCAAGGACCTGGGTAAAAATGACCTCGCGCTGCTTGTGGCGTACAAGCTGAAACTGAACAGAAAAGCGGAACTACGCCTGGTGGCAAGGACCCCGGAAAAGGAAAAAGCACGGAGCTACCTCAGGGCGGTCGCCGAAACGGCACGCATACCCAACGTGCACATCCAGATCACGGGTACGGAGGATGTGGAGGATATTCCCGAGGCATTTATCAACATATTGAGCGTGCCGTCCGATGAAGGAACGGAAGCTCTCAGACAATTCAAGAAAGAACTTGATACTTCTGTGCTTTTTACCATGGATTCGGGCGCAGAGAACGCCCTGGCCTAG
- a CDS encoding hexose kinase, translated as MSSDNRIITITMNPAIDMEAEVETVVPERKMRCGTPRRDPGGGGINVSRVIKRLGGSSTAYYLAGGHYGRRLEELVKEEGIESRRILTGSETRENLVFKERSSEKQYRFLMSGGKVAEEEWKSLLDKLSLMENVPDHVVASGSLPPGVPSGFFRELSNTCVRIGSKLIVDTSGASLKELAELEVFLLKPNRNEFKELAGEGVEELDRQKEEALKIIKKGKVKNIVVSLGHRGALAVSEDECEYVPAPQVMVKSIVGAGDSMLAGIVVSLDRGNALAEAVRFGVACGTAAVLTPGTELCRKEDADRIYKKITKKDEQALT; from the coding sequence ATGAGCAGCGACAATAGGATAATAACAATAACAATGAACCCGGCTATTGACATGGAAGCGGAAGTTGAGACCGTGGTCCCCGAAAGAAAAATGCGCTGCGGCACACCAAGACGCGATCCGGGAGGTGGAGGCATAAACGTCTCAAGGGTCATCAAGCGTCTCGGGGGAAGTTCAACCGCCTATTACCTGGCGGGAGGTCATTACGGCAGGCGCCTGGAAGAGCTTGTAAAGGAAGAGGGGATAGAAAGCCGGCGCATCCTTACCGGCTCGGAGACCAGAGAAAACCTCGTCTTCAAGGAAAGAAGTTCCGAGAAGCAGTATCGGTTCCTCATGTCCGGCGGCAAGGTCGCGGAGGAGGAATGGAAGTCACTATTGGATAAGCTTTCCTTGATGGAAAATGTCCCGGATCATGTTGTTGCAAGCGGCAGCCTTCCCCCGGGAGTGCCTTCGGGATTTTTCAGGGAATTATCAAATACCTGTGTCCGGATAGGATCTAAGCTCATAGTGGATACTTCTGGAGCTTCACTGAAGGAACTGGCCGAGCTTGAAGTTTTCCTGCTCAAGCCCAATAGGAACGAGTTCAAGGAACTAGCCGGCGAGGGCGTGGAAGAACTGGACCGCCAGAAGGAAGAGGCATTAAAAATAATAAAAAAGGGAAAAGTAAAGAACATAGTCGTTTCACTGGGGCACCGGGGCGCGCTAGCTGTATCTGAAGACGAATGTGAATATGTCCCGGCGCCCCAGGTCATGGTCAAGAGCATAGTCGGGGCGGGTGACAGTATGCTCGCGGGCATAGTAGTGAGCCTTGACCGAGGAAATGCCCTGGCGGAAGCGGTCAGGTTCGGCGTTGCGTGCGGGACAGCGGCCGTGCTTACGCCCGGCACGGAGCTCTGCAGAAAAGAAGATGCCGACAGGATCTACAAAAAGATAACGAAAAAGGACGAACAGGCCTTAACATGA
- a CDS encoding glycosyltransferase, which yields MSKYHLAEVDDYRDLVGEKTIERVKEKAASLNGMHIAHVNSTYYGGGVAEILSSLTLLMNSLGIKTGWRIIQGSPDFFSITKKMHNALQGGKINLTPRKKKIYEQVIFENTVRNHLDHDLVIIHDPQPLWMIHHYDKKGPWVWHCHLDMSDPDNKIWDYLSPVVEKYDGVIMSLEEYRKDLETPQVFFMPAIDPFSIKNKPLSEKEVQERLDHYQIPTDLPLVAQISRFDKWKDPEGAINAFKKAREKVDARLVLLGNVATDDPEGEEVYKSLLDERDETVHILSAEDTALVNALQRKACVVMQKSIREGFGLTVAEAMWKGTPVIGGDVGGIRHQIKDGENGYLVSSPEEAADRIVTLIGDRNLCGEMGKKAKETVRESFLMVRLLEQYLDFISSFRTAYKYKG from the coding sequence ATGAGTAAATACCATCTTGCCGAAGTCGACGATTACAGAGATCTTGTGGGAGAGAAGACCATAGAGCGCGTTAAGGAAAAAGCCGCTTCCCTCAATGGGATGCATATAGCCCATGTTAACTCCACCTATTACGGAGGGGGCGTGGCGGAGATACTCTCTTCGCTGACGCTGCTCATGAACTCGCTGGGGATAAAGACGGGATGGCGGATAATACAGGGTTCGCCGGACTTCTTCAGCATAACGAAGAAGATGCACAACGCCCTGCAGGGCGGGAAGATAAATCTCACCCCGCGCAAGAAAAAGATATACGAACAGGTCATCTTCGAGAACACGGTAAGGAACCATCTGGACCATGACCTGGTCATAATACATGATCCGCAACCCTTATGGATGATACACCATTACGACAAAAAAGGGCCCTGGGTATGGCACTGTCATCTGGATATGTCGGATCCGGATAATAAAATATGGGATTATCTAAGCCCCGTCGTGGAGAAGTATGACGGGGTCATCATGAGCCTGGAAGAATACAGAAAAGATCTGGAAACCCCGCAGGTCTTCTTCATGCCGGCAATAGATCCCTTTTCGATCAAGAACAAGCCCCTCAGCGAAAAGGAAGTTCAGGAAAGGTTGGACCATTACCAGATACCCACGGATCTGCCGCTCGTCGCGCAGATCTCGCGTTTTGATAAATGGAAAGACCCTGAAGGCGCTATAAACGCTTTTAAAAAAGCGCGAGAAAAAGTGGACGCCAGACTGGTACTTCTTGGCAACGTGGCGACGGATGACCCGGAAGGGGAGGAGGTTTACAAATCTCTTTTAGACGAGCGGGATGAGACTGTCCATATCCTGAGCGCGGAAGACACCGCGCTGGTCAACGCCCTCCAGAGAAAAGCCTGCGTTGTGATGCAGAAATCCATCAGGGAAGGGTTCGGGCTTACGGTTGCCGAAGCCATGTGGAAGGGTACTCCCGTGATAGGCGGGGACGTGGGAGGCATACGACACCAGATAAAGGACGGGGAGAACGGTTATCTGGTATCAAGCCCGGAAGAGGCCGCTGACAGAATAGTTACACTTATCGGCGACAGGAATCTTTGCGGGGAAATGGGCAAAAAGGCCAAGGAAACGGTGCGTGAGAGCTTCCTCATGGTGAGACTCCTGGAGCAGTACCTGGATTTTATATCCTCTTTCCGGACCGCTTACAAATACAAAGGATAG
- a CDS encoding F0F1 ATP synthase subunit beta, translating to MQKEKQKKNPGRIVSVRGSVVDASFEKRLPRINDLLVAEGDIKLEVQQHLDERTVRTVALTATEGLARGMDVEDTEKPIEVPVGDSVLGRVFDVFGSPIDEKGEVASEEKRAIYRKKIPLNKRSTRSEVFETGIKAIDVLSPLEKGEKAGLFGGAGVGKTVLIMETIHNMAARHKGVSIFCGIGERNREGEEMYREIRQAEILDNAVLVFGQMNEQPGTRFRSGHSALTMAEYFRDDAGRDVLLLIDNIFRFVQAGSEVSGLMGNLPSRVGYQPTLSTELADLEERICSTSSGAITSIQAVYVPADDFTDPAAVNTFGHLSSSIVLSRKRASQGLYPAIDPLKSNSKILTPHVVGQNHYDIAQNIRATLAQYEDLKDIIAMLGLEELSERDRKTVERARRLERFLTQPFFTTEQFTGHEGKRVTLKEALEGCERILKDEYADYPERSLYMIGSVTEAENE from the coding sequence ATGCAGAAAGAAAAACAGAAGAAAAACCCCGGCAGGATCGTATCGGTGAGGGGCAGTGTCGTCGATGCCAGCTTTGAGAAGAGGCTTCCCCGGATAAATGACCTGCTTGTTGCCGAAGGGGATATCAAACTTGAAGTGCAGCAGCATCTTGATGAGCGCACGGTAAGGACAGTGGCCCTTACGGCCACCGAGGGCCTTGCGCGAGGGATGGATGTCGAGGATACCGAGAAACCAATAGAGGTGCCGGTTGGCGATTCTGTTCTGGGGAGGGTCTTCGATGTCTTCGGAAGTCCCATCGATGAAAAAGGCGAAGTGGCTTCCGAAGAAAAAAGAGCGATCTACCGCAAGAAGATACCCTTGAACAAAAGGTCTACCAGGTCTGAAGTGTTCGAGACCGGGATAAAGGCCATAGATGTTCTGAGCCCTCTTGAAAAAGGCGAGAAGGCGGGCCTGTTCGGGGGAGCCGGCGTGGGCAAGACCGTGCTCATCATGGAAACCATACACAACATGGCAGCGCGTCACAAGGGCGTGAGCATTTTCTGCGGCATCGGCGAGAGGAACCGCGAAGGCGAAGAGATGTACAGGGAGATCAGGCAGGCCGAGATCCTGGATAACGCTGTACTGGTTTTCGGGCAGATGAACGAGCAACCCGGAACGAGGTTCAGGTCCGGACACTCGGCGCTGACCATGGCCGAATATTTCAGGGATGACGCCGGAAGGGACGTGCTTCTTCTTATAGATAATATTTTCAGGTTCGTTCAGGCAGGATCTGAGGTCTCCGGGCTCATGGGCAACCTGCCATCACGCGTTGGCTATCAGCCAACGCTATCTACGGAGCTGGCCGACCTGGAGGAGCGCATATGCAGTACTTCCTCCGGAGCGATAACTTCGATCCAGGCAGTATATGTACCGGCGGATGACTTTACGGACCCGGCGGCGGTGAACACCTTCGGGCATTTGTCCTCTTCAATTGTCCTTTCCAGGAAAAGGGCGAGCCAGGGGCTCTATCCGGCGATAGATCCGTTAAAATCGAACTCAAAGATACTTACCCCTCACGTTGTTGGCCAAAACCATTACGATATCGCCCAGAACATACGCGCTACACTGGCGCAGTACGAGGACCTCAAGGATATCATAGCCATGCTCGGGCTTGAGGAGCTTTCCGAGAGGGACAGGAAGACCGTTGAACGGGCCAGGCGGCTTGAAAGGTTCCTGACACAGCCTTTTTTCACGACCGAGCAGTTCACCGGGCATGAAGGCAAGAGGGTGACACTGAAAGAAGCGCTTGAAGGATGCGAGAGGATACTCAAGGATGAATACGCCGATTATCCGGAGAGATCGCTGTACATGATCGGCAGCGTCACGGAAGCGGAGAATGAATGA
- a CDS encoding F0F1 ATP synthase subunit epsilon, which yields MRLKILLPGKEYLAEEVRSVKAESKDGYFGLLPKHIDTVVVLVPGVLSFVKESGPEEFVAVDEGVLVKTGKDVTVSVMDAFKSADLESLVSKVEEEFTRYDEKEKKARTALARMEADFTRRLYELELHE from the coding sequence ATGAGGCTCAAGATATTATTGCCGGGGAAAGAATACCTCGCTGAAGAGGTGAGAAGCGTCAAGGCCGAGTCAAAAGATGGCTATTTCGGTCTCCTGCCCAAACATATAGATACCGTAGTAGTGCTAGTGCCGGGAGTGTTGTCTTTCGTTAAAGAAAGCGGTCCGGAGGAATTCGTCGCTGTGGACGAAGGAGTGTTGGTAAAGACCGGCAAAGACGTAACCGTATCGGTAATGGACGCCTTCAAAAGCGCGGACCTGGAAAGTCTGGTGAGCAAAGTCGAGGAAGAGTTCACCCGGTATGACGAAAAAGAGAAGAAAGCCCGTACGGCTCTGGCCAGGATGGAAGCTGATTTCACTAGAAGACTGTACGAACTCGAATTACATGAATAA